In one Dermacentor albipictus isolate Rhodes 1998 colony chromosome 4, USDA_Dalb.pri_finalv2, whole genome shotgun sequence genomic region, the following are encoded:
- the LOC135895772 gene encoding (3R)-3-hydroxyacyl-CoA dehydrogenase-like, protein MSFSGRLALVTGGASGIGATVCRILAAEGVTMVVADKQLEAARQVAESLPGDAKHQAIYVDVGDTSSVEHLFKCIRDSYSQPLSIVVNCAGILPMAPLVDTSDELFDNVIRVNLKGTFLISRAAGWEMIRSEKALPEGGAAIVNVGSISAKSGGYLCSAYAASKAGIVALTKSAAQELARHGIRCNVVLPGWTDAPMTAPVVERHRDIAISLTPLKRAAQPEEIAEAIKFLCSPTASSFVTGAALEVTGGFSM, encoded by the exons atgtcttTCAGCGGACGCCTCGCACTGGTGACGGGTGGCGCAAGTGGCATCGGTGCAACCGTCTGCCGAATTCTGGCTGCCGAAGGCGTGACCATGGTGGTCGCCGACAAGCAGCTCGAGGCTGCACGCCAAGTGGCCGAGTCCCTGCCAG GCGACGCCAAGCACCAAGCGATCTACGTGGATGTCGGCGACACGTCATCGGTGGAGCATCTATTCAAGTGCATCAGGGACTCGTATTCTCAGCCGCTCAGCATAGTCGTCAACTGCGCCGGCATTCTCCCGATGGCGCCTCTCGTCGACACCTCTGACGAACTCTTCGACAACGTCATCAGAGTCAACTTGAAG GGTACATTCCTGATCAGCAGAGCCGCCGGTTGGGAGATGATACGCTCCGAGAAGGCGTTGCCCGAAGGAGGCGCTGCTATCGTGAACGTGGGCAGCATCTCAGCCAAAAGCGGTGGCTATCTTTGCAGCGCGTACGCCGCTTCCAAAGCCGGAATCGTGGCTCTGACGAAGTCGGCGGCTCAAGAGCTGGCCAGACACGGCATCCGCTGCAACGTGGTGCTTCCCGGTTGGACGGACGCGCCCATGACGGCTCCAGTAGTTGAAAGACACAGAGACATTGCGATATCCCTGACGCCCCTTAAGAGGGCAGCCCAGCCGGAGGAGATCGCCGAAGCCATCAAATTTCTGTGCTCGCCCACCGCCAGCTCATTTGTGACGGGCGCCGCACTAGAAGTGACCGGAGGATTCAGCATGTGA
- the LOC135895775 gene encoding sodium-dependent proline transporter-like isoform X1 produces MSVIKEKWSTNLEFICSCIGYSVGLGNLWRFPYVAYKNGGSAFLIPYIVINVLIGRPIYYVELLLGQFSGQGPLGAFRMSPMFQGNAFGMMWGAFVTTIYYQMIITYAVLYFYHSFKSPLPWTDCYEWWGVPLEGCFARRTMNRVCANIRKSVVMAGLNDTEAESPVVVTYEGSSVLLSQSEYNSRFAGCIDANASSVDMFYNRVVLNASSSFEKVGFVQPNLVICYAICWVIIFLIIFKGIKVVGKVVLVTATVPYVILTVMLIRGITLPGASIGLRYLLVPQWDTLLSPDVWRAATEQTFYSLSIGTGGLLVYGGYQPFRNDMSSSVAFICFVDFLTSAFASLVVFSVLGNMAHTLDIPIADVVAAGPGLAFITYPEALSLIPFPNLWAVLFFAMLFFLGIDSQMGNCEFLTNSIQELFPFFAKNRTATAFMYCSFCFLIGLSLTTQAGLYVLTILDNYLGALIVLFTCLGEAIIVAWIYGMNRFCFDVTFMTGSCPSYFVVIAFKYCAPVVLGSFLVYSLYEFPRSSVGDYILPLWADLFGWALAVVGLAPLVIIAVVKLAQCGFSWRRAACPDTDWGPSETKYRLLYRERLIEVGLAELQYHKMSATTSTSPNMERRPPSREIGSEKRVHPRSKGLM; encoded by the exons ATGAGCGTCATCAAGGAGAAGTGGTCGACCAACCTGGAGTTCATCTGCTCCTGCATCGGCTACTCCGTGGGGCTGGGCAACCTGTGGCGGTTCCCGTACGTGGCGTACAAGAACGGCGGTTCTGCCTTTCTCATTCCCTACATCGTCATCAACGTGCTCATCGGCCGGCCGATCTACTACGTGGAGCTCCTCCTAGGTCAGTTCAGCGGTCAAGGACCCCTGGGCGCTTTCCGCATGTCGCCCATGTTCCAG GGCAATGCATTCGGCATGATGTGGGGCGCCTTCGTGACCACCATCTACTACCAGATGATAATCACGTACGCCGTGCTCTACTTCTACCACTCGTTCAAGAGCCCGCTGCCGTGGACAGACTGCTACGAATGGTGGGGCGTTCCCCTGGAGGGATGCTTCGCGCGCCGCACGATGAACCGCGTGTGTGCCAACATCCGCAAGAGCGTCGTCATGGCGGGCCTCAACGACACAGAGGCAGAGTCGCCCGTCGTGGTCACCTACGAGGGCAGCAGTGTGCTGCTGTCGCAGAGCGAGTACAACAGCCGCTTCGCCGGCTGCATAGACGCCAACGCCTCGTCGGTCGACATGTTCTACAACCGAGTGGTTCTCAACGCGTCGTCTTCCTTCGAGAAGGTCGGCTTCGTGCAGCCCAATCTGGTCATCTGTTACGCCATCTGCTGGGTCATCATATTCCTCATCATATTCAAAGGAATAAAG GTGGTTGGTAAGGTGGTCCTGGTGACCGCCACGGTCCCGTACGTTATTCTGACCGTCATGCTTATTCGTGGCATCACGCTGCCCGGAGCCAGCATCGGCCTGCGGTACCTCCTCGTGCCCCAGTGGGACACGTTGTTGAGCCCGGACGTGTGGCGTGCGGCCACTGAGCAGACCTTCTACTCGCTAAGCATTGGCACTGGGGGTCTTCTGGTGTACGGCGGCTACCAGCCGTTCCGCAACGACATGTCGTCCAGCGTCGCCTTCATCTGCTTCGTCGATTTTCTGACCAGCGCGTTCGCCTCCCTGGTGGTGTTCTCGGTCCTGGGAAACATGGCGCACACTCTGGACATTCCCATCGCGGACGTGGTCGCCGCGGGGCCGGGCCTCGCGTTCATCACCTACCCCGAGGCCCTGTCCCTGATCCCGTTTCCCAACCTGTGGGCGGTGCTGTTCTTCGCCATGCTCTTCTTTCTGGGCATCGACTCGCAGATGGGCAACTGCGAGTTCCTCACCAATTCCATCCAAGAGCTATTCCCCTTCTTCGCGAAGAATCGCACCGCGACCGCCTTCATGTACTGCTCGTTCTGCTTCCTCATCGGATTGTCCCTCACCACGCAG GCTGGCCTGTACGTCCTAACGATCCTGGACAACTACTTGGGCGCCCTGATCGTTCTCTTCACCTGCCTGGGCGAAGCCATCATCGTGGCGTGGATATACGGCATGAACCGCTTCTGCTTCGACGTTACCTTCATGACGGGTAGCTGTCCCAGCTACTTCGTGGTCATTGCATTCAAGTACTGTGCGCCCGTGGTCCTGGGCAGTTTTCTGGTCTACAGTTTGTACGAATTCCCGCGAAGCAGCGTTGGCGATTACATCCTTCCTCTGTGGGCTGACTTGTTCGGCTGGGCGTTGGCGGTGGTGGGGCTCGCACCGCTCGTCATCATTGCCGTGGTCAAACTGGCGCAGTGCGGATTCAGCTGGCGCCGAGCTGCTTGCCCCGACACTGACTGGGGTCCTAGTGAAACCAAGTACCGGCTCCTCTACCGCGAGCGGCTGATTGAGGTGGGCCTCGCCGAGCTCCAATACCACAAGATGTCGGCGACCACCTCCACTTCACCCAACATGGAACGACGGCCACCGTCTCGGGAAATCGGTAGCGAGAAACGCGTCCACCCGCGGTCCAAAGGGCTGATGTGA
- the LOC135895775 gene encoding sodium-dependent dopamine transporter-like isoform X2, translating into MNRGNAFGMMWGAFVTTIYYQMIITYAVLYFYHSFKSPLPWTDCYEWWGVPLEGCFARRTMNRVCANIRKSVVMAGLNDTEAESPVVVTYEGSSVLLSQSEYNSRFAGCIDANASSVDMFYNRVVLNASSSFEKVGFVQPNLVICYAICWVIIFLIIFKGIKVVGKVVLVTATVPYVILTVMLIRGITLPGASIGLRYLLVPQWDTLLSPDVWRAATEQTFYSLSIGTGGLLVYGGYQPFRNDMSSSVAFICFVDFLTSAFASLVVFSVLGNMAHTLDIPIADVVAAGPGLAFITYPEALSLIPFPNLWAVLFFAMLFFLGIDSQMGNCEFLTNSIQELFPFFAKNRTATAFMYCSFCFLIGLSLTTQAGLYVLTILDNYLGALIVLFTCLGEAIIVAWIYGMNRFCFDVTFMTGSCPSYFVVIAFKYCAPVVLGSFLVYSLYEFPRSSVGDYILPLWADLFGWALAVVGLAPLVIIAVVKLAQCGFSWRRAACPDTDWGPSETKYRLLYRERLIEVGLAELQYHKMSATTSTSPNMERRPPSREIGSEKRVHPRSKGLM; encoded by the exons GGCAATGCATTCGGCATGATGTGGGGCGCCTTCGTGACCACCATCTACTACCAGATGATAATCACGTACGCCGTGCTCTACTTCTACCACTCGTTCAAGAGCCCGCTGCCGTGGACAGACTGCTACGAATGGTGGGGCGTTCCCCTGGAGGGATGCTTCGCGCGCCGCACGATGAACCGCGTGTGTGCCAACATCCGCAAGAGCGTCGTCATGGCGGGCCTCAACGACACAGAGGCAGAGTCGCCCGTCGTGGTCACCTACGAGGGCAGCAGTGTGCTGCTGTCGCAGAGCGAGTACAACAGCCGCTTCGCCGGCTGCATAGACGCCAACGCCTCGTCGGTCGACATGTTCTACAACCGAGTGGTTCTCAACGCGTCGTCTTCCTTCGAGAAGGTCGGCTTCGTGCAGCCCAATCTGGTCATCTGTTACGCCATCTGCTGGGTCATCATATTCCTCATCATATTCAAAGGAATAAAG GTGGTTGGTAAGGTGGTCCTGGTGACCGCCACGGTCCCGTACGTTATTCTGACCGTCATGCTTATTCGTGGCATCACGCTGCCCGGAGCCAGCATCGGCCTGCGGTACCTCCTCGTGCCCCAGTGGGACACGTTGTTGAGCCCGGACGTGTGGCGTGCGGCCACTGAGCAGACCTTCTACTCGCTAAGCATTGGCACTGGGGGTCTTCTGGTGTACGGCGGCTACCAGCCGTTCCGCAACGACATGTCGTCCAGCGTCGCCTTCATCTGCTTCGTCGATTTTCTGACCAGCGCGTTCGCCTCCCTGGTGGTGTTCTCGGTCCTGGGAAACATGGCGCACACTCTGGACATTCCCATCGCGGACGTGGTCGCCGCGGGGCCGGGCCTCGCGTTCATCACCTACCCCGAGGCCCTGTCCCTGATCCCGTTTCCCAACCTGTGGGCGGTGCTGTTCTTCGCCATGCTCTTCTTTCTGGGCATCGACTCGCAGATGGGCAACTGCGAGTTCCTCACCAATTCCATCCAAGAGCTATTCCCCTTCTTCGCGAAGAATCGCACCGCGACCGCCTTCATGTACTGCTCGTTCTGCTTCCTCATCGGATTGTCCCTCACCACGCAG GCTGGCCTGTACGTCCTAACGATCCTGGACAACTACTTGGGCGCCCTGATCGTTCTCTTCACCTGCCTGGGCGAAGCCATCATCGTGGCGTGGATATACGGCATGAACCGCTTCTGCTTCGACGTTACCTTCATGACGGGTAGCTGTCCCAGCTACTTCGTGGTCATTGCATTCAAGTACTGTGCGCCCGTGGTCCTGGGCAGTTTTCTGGTCTACAGTTTGTACGAATTCCCGCGAAGCAGCGTTGGCGATTACATCCTTCCTCTGTGGGCTGACTTGTTCGGCTGGGCGTTGGCGGTGGTGGGGCTCGCACCGCTCGTCATCATTGCCGTGGTCAAACTGGCGCAGTGCGGATTCAGCTGGCGCCGAGCTGCTTGCCCCGACACTGACTGGGGTCCTAGTGAAACCAAGTACCGGCTCCTCTACCGCGAGCGGCTGATTGAGGTGGGCCTCGCCGAGCTCCAATACCACAAGATGTCGGCGACCACCTCCACTTCACCCAACATGGAACGACGGCCACCGTCTCGGGAAATCGGTAGCGAGAAACGCGTCCACCCGCGGTCCAAAGGGCTGATGTGA